The Chelonia mydas isolate rCheMyd1 chromosome 1, rCheMyd1.pri.v2, whole genome shotgun sequence nucleotide sequence ATTTTGCACTGGGTTTGaccttttcttatttttcttgctTGTTTGACTGATTTTGTTAGGTACGGTTGCAATTATGGGACACAGCAGGTCAAGAGCGGTTCAGGAGCTTGATTCCTAGCTACATTCGTGACTCCACTGTTGCAGTTGTTGTTTATGATATCACAAGTGAGTGGGGGGAATTCTGCATTTCTGATACTCTGCTCTGTCGTTCTCTAGCCTAGCTCTGCATGTCCTATCACACTCATGTGGTTGTTCTTCATACTGGCATGAACAGTGTTTCCTTTTACTGTCGTCAAGTTTTTGAAACCAGACACTTCTGATCACAGCTGTTTGTAGTAATGTATAAATGGACTtatgaatctcccttgctgaaagaATACATTTATGACCCTTTCCTATCACATGGTTTGTCCCAAAGCCCTGAGCACTGGCTGGCCTAGTCTCATCTGCTCTTCTTTTGGGTACCATCTCCATCTTTGACTTGGTCTCAAACACCTGAATCACTTGCTTGCATATCTTTGAATTTCCAAATTAGAGCTTTCCCATTGAGGCCATTTGAGAACTGCAGCTTGCTTCATTCCATTGTCCCCAAAATCTGGGTGTGGGCTGGGGAAGGACATGCCATCTTTTTACCTTAATCGGTCACTTTCATTTTCTGGTATTTAAAGCTCCATGACTCAGGATTTAGCCTTTTAATAATGTAGTCTTTCATTTCATAATAAGGTATATACACTTTTGAGGACTAAAATGTTAGTGCTTTTTCACCTCCACCCTGAAGACTGGTTCAAAAGGCCAGAACAACCCTCATTTAttggcttttaatttttaaagagcaATAATTTTGTTAAAGGAGAATTAAACCTTCAgaagttttttccattttaaatcagTAGGGACTGGATTAAATAGTCTGATTCTACCCAAATCCAAACAGGGCTTATCCTTTTATTCATAAATACTCTAGTAGATTATACCAAGAATAAGGGCTTCCCTTGTAAACTTATTTAATTGttataaataaacattttaaattgagCTAAAATTGCATGATAGCTGTGAATTTTGGACTTCTCTTCTGACCTCGTGATTATTGCTAAGTACTAAAGCAAAGCTTTATGCCATTAAGTTGCTGGCAAGTCTTAACCATCTAAGACTTACAGTATTTCATTGTACCATTACAAAGCCAACAGTTACCACAGAGATCTCCTTATTTAAGTGTAGGCAAATACTTTGGCATCTCAGATACATTTCGGTGATCGTAGCTTTTGTATGTTAACTGTTAAATTGAATGGTACTGCAGTTGATATTATTGTTAGGAACACAGCTTTGCAAACAAGGTTATTGTATATTCATTAGTTAATGCCTATTTCCTAGAATCTTGTTTTGCAGCTTAGATGTTCATTACCTATTCTTCTAAAGCTGCTGGAATCTGGAAGGGGCTTTTAGTTAGAAAAGTGCCAAAGGATCCTTTTATGTATGTTTTTATGTAAATAGTTCTGAACTTCTTTTGAGGTCAGTGATCAACCCAACAAGGGTGGCTAGTAATTATATAAGCCAAATATTCCTAGGAGAACAAGCCTAAAACTAGTGATCACAAAATGAGTAAGCAACACAGTATATAATTGCTGATAAACGCTTTTTAAAAGCCTTGAAACAGTAGGGCCCTCTTACCAATGCGCATATTCAGTATTTTTCAAGTCATGAGTAGTACAGATTAAATAGCAAAGTTATTATGCCCCCATTCCGTATATAAAATACGTTCAACTACAGCCTggtgtaagtgtctacactacagtggagCCCCCGCCGATGTAAGTTGCCAACTAAAttgacttaactccacctctgtgagagctGTAGCACTTATGTTGATGTAGTAGGGCgacgcagtgtctgtgtagacactgcgttacttacatcACCTGTTGGCTCCCAGCCCCGTGTGGgtctgacagccagagccctcaccaccctaGCATTGACAACCTGAGCTGTCAGCACCAGGGCTGCGGGGCTCCAGCGGTCAGTGCCTCACAATGCCCTACTTCAGTCTGTGGAAACTCCTGGTGAGAGATGagcaccactgacagaaggagcgTGGTGTGAATGTGAACCTCCActttaattactgcggtggctgtacatTGACTcagttttgtagtgtagacaagcccttagttcaataaagtaaaataataacAGTTCTTTAAAAGTAATGATAAAAAAACTCTTCATAATTTGCACTCTGATACTAAAAGTCCATTTATAATTGGATAGATGAAGTTCAATTGCAGGTGCATTTAAAGCCAAAGGGTAAAATCCAAgacccactgaaataaataacaaaactcccattgacttcattggggtcaGGATTGCATCCATTGATTCTACATAGCCCTAATGTAGCAATTACCAGAGAATGTGAGGCTTTTATTCAAGATTTATGGCTGTATTGGCAGTGATCTGGGAAGAACATTTTACAGTGACACTCATCTTTGTCCACTCTTTCTTACTAGATGTAAACTCATTCCAGCAAACCACAAAATGGATTGATGATGTCAGAACGGAAAGGGGCAGTGATGTCATCATTATGCTAGTGGGAAATAAAACAGATCTAGCAGATAAGAGGTATggagaaataattcttcttaATTATATGGCCAATCTGCTGTTGATTTCGCGGAGAAAGCTCTGTTTAAAGTGATTCTATTATTTTTGGCCCAAAATCTAGTTTGTTTAAATTATGCTGAAGCCAGATGTGAATAGAaatttcttgatttaaaaaaaaaaaaaaaaaaaatcagttgacaCTTTATTTAAACATTTCCTGGCTTGAGAGTGAGCCCACAGGACAGCATTGTGTGTAAGAACCAGAACCAGCATTATCCAggagaaccaggaagtgaaattAACCAATCTCGCGTCAGTGTCCAAGCTGAATGAAATATAAAGAGTCAATAGCATCAGTGAAGGAGTAAACTagatttaaaacatttgtttaatAATCTAGGTTTAGGTGACTAATTTAAATGTAGGTGACTAATTTAAATGATTATCTTGAATATTCCTTTAAacattagtttgtttttaatgttaagATTAAAATCAAAACTATATTTagaattttgtttaaaagagCAGCTTCTGTTGAACGGagtgatttttctctctcctgcccccattgTCATACCTACTGTAATTTTTTAGGGGTAAGTTTTTTCGGACACACTAATACAAAGTTGCACTGGCATTTGGACATTCTGCTGCCTTGCTACAGTGGATTTATGCTAATCTCTCCATTCAAAGTGGTACAAAAtagtgtctttttaaaacataaacaCATAATGGCAGTATGTCCTTCTGAACATGACAATATTCTAGCAACAGACTTGGTTAAAGTGTAAATTTCATAACATTAGCTTTCTATGTGTCATAAATGGTGTATCATAAACTTGAGTTCAGGGAGAAGCTGGGTATATGTTGAGGACTTTAGGATATTTGTTTGGAAGATCTTTAGCTCCTTTCAACAAAATAGTTTTTAGTTGATttaacttaaatattttaaaagtagtttTTTGATACTTTCAGGTTACAtacaattattttgaaaaaagttaaATAACCATATTAAGGTTTAGCTAAACAGGGCAATAATCGCTAGTTAGCGCAACGTAAGAGCACTAATTCTTATCAAGCCATACAAGTGTTGTTTCCTGGCAAGAAATTTAGGAAATGGCCAGTGGCCACCTTGGCTTTATTACTGAAAAgccagagaatcatagaaacataggggctggaagggatcttgagaggtcatctcgtccatcCGCcacatgctgaggcaggattgaGTATACGTAGGCCATTCCTGGCAGGTGCACTGTAGAAGCCCAGCTTGTATTCTGAAATGTTGTGCCCTTCCTCTGGTGGTGACTGGAGACCGTACCTGGCAGGTATAACTACATGTGTGCTGGGACTGGGGGGACATCTCTTGGGCTGGAGGCAAAACCCTAATTGTCAGGATAGTCCTCTCTTTTGCtctaatgtttttcttttccccaggcAAGTGTCCattgaggagggagagaggaaagccAAAGAGCTGAATGTAATGTTCATTGAAACTAGTGCGAAAGCAGGATACAATGTAAAACAGGTAAGTGACATGGGGCAGTGTGTACTGTGCACTCAGTCTGCTGGCATATTTTTACATCCTGTGATGAACCAGGGTACAGCATGTTCCATGGTAGTGGAGATAAGCAAATTGGCCAAGGACTCTAGAGGAACATCCACTCTTCAGTCCGCAGACAGCACTTCTGGGGGGTTTTTAGCTGTCATTTGAAAGACCCACCTGTAGTAAATTGCTTGAAACCTCATTTATTCACTTTGAAAGGGTGGATGATTTGTCTGGGGTTGGAACCATAGGACTCTGGGTATTCAAAAGCTGATTGGACTAGCTGGAATGGTTGAAAGTGTGGGAAGTCTGGGGTCTCTGACCCTGATTTGCTCTGGGACTGTGGACAAGTCAGTCTGACTACATTTCACCATGGGCAAAACAGGAAGAATAATTAAGCTTCACCAATGATAGTTATTTGGAAGACACTATAAGTGTGAATGATCATTCTCTGACCTCCAGCTCATCCCCTCCAACTATGGAGTGATAGACTTTCAAGTTGGGAAAGGTAATCTAACAGCTTTCTGCAATGCTGCAGCATTCAGTTTTATGTTGCAAGATGAGTTTCTGCCTTTTAAATGCTGAACTGCCAAATGAAGTTCTTTCTGCCTGGTCTATTGAAGATAAATTTTCCATTTGGCAAATAGCTAATCAGCCTAAGCAGTAAACAGCACTAACCTTGTGTTTACATGCAATAacatccttttttgttttttcctgcccaTGTAGGCAAATATCCGTAATTGCAGAAtgtgaacaaagggctagagccaCTCATGTTCACTCAGAGGCAAGAGCGAAGATGGCGTATGGTGACACAATTGCTTTATTGACTTGGCATTTCTCGAATATTGCCTATTGCCTCTAAGATACTTGACAAACAGTCCCATGGTGAAGGGCAGTGAGTTGTTAAAAGATGTAGAACTCTCCTGTTGAGACATCTAGGAATAAAACTGCAAAGCAGCTAATGTATGAAGCGCAGAATAATCAATGTGCGTTAATAATCGTATAACCCTATTGTATCAACTTACTGCACAATTATATACTCTAGTCTTGTATACACTCTGTATCCAAATTAATGTGTCAAATACTAAATGCCCCCTGCACACCAAACGGTAACTTATTACATAATCTTATACTGGAGGTTAGCTTGCTACATGATTTCAGTGTTAAAAACATGGTAAGAAATCAAGCTGTGCTGCTATATTTCAAATCTCTGGTTTCACGCGGTCTTGTCAAACACAAAATGCTTAAGTAAAGTAGAATATAAGTGACCATGCAGGGGTCGAACAAACATCATTCAGCAAACAGAGTTTGGCTTCCAACCAAAGGCTCAAAGGAGATTGTACAGGAAGCGTTGAATATTCTGAAGTGGTTATTTAGGAAGGGGCTGCCTATTGGAGGATGCAGGTTTCACTGCTAATGAAGAATGGTGGTGACCACTGACTTTTTCTTGTGTgtggtgtggtggtgggggggatggggatcCTCTGGACATACCCAATTTATACTCACCTCAAGGTTACTGTGACTCCCTGTCCAGGCTAGGAAGACAGCATATGTCTCCAAGAGCTAGCTAACTAGCTGTGTTGGAGAGGGACATCTGGGTCCTCAGTGCAGTTATGATAACTCAGAGAAGCCATTGGATAAATAAGTCTTTTACAGCATGTGTCTGGGCTTCATCTGGGCATAGATCTTGCATGAACAAATGACACAAGGTGCAACTAAAATATGCACTTAATGAGGTGACCACAGTGTATGTCATTAAGATGGTGGTAGATCCATTTAATGCATTATGTGAGGGCAAGCTTTAGCTTTTTGTACTGTTCAGAAACTTTACTGATGGGATTGTCAGCACAAAGGCTAATTCTCCAGTTGTAGCCCCTTCCCTGAAAGAGAATTTTAAGAAACATATCAAAGATTCTGTGCAATCAAATGCTTTTAATTTCTTAATTGCAAGACAATTTGTAAAACTAACAATTTTTGTTCTATTTTCTGAAAAAGAAGATTCAAAGGATCATCATCAATAGGATGTTTCTTTAAACTATTGAATAAACTAAAGATTTTGGGATGCAGCGGAGTTTTTGTTTAGTA carries:
- the RAB6A gene encoding ras-related protein Rab-6A isoform X1, translating into MSTGGDFGNPLRKFKLVFLGEQSVGKTSLITRFMYDSFDNTYQATIGIDFLSKTMYLEDRTVRLQLWDTAGQERFRSLIPSYIRDSTVAVVVYDITNVNSFQQTTKWIDDVRTERGSDVIIMLVGNKTDLADKRQVSIEEGERKAKELNVMFIETSAKAGYNVKQLFRRVAAALPGMESTQDKSREDMIDIKLEKPQEQPVSEGGCSC
- the RAB6A gene encoding ras-related protein Rab-6A isoform X3 codes for the protein MSTGGDFGNPLRKFKLVFLGEQSVGKTSLITRFMYDSFDNTYQATIGIDFLSKTMYLEDRTVRLQLWDTAGQERFRSLIPSYIRDSTVAVVVYDITNVNSFQQTTKWIDDVRTERGSDVIIMLVGNKTDLADKRQVSIEEGERKAKELNVMFIETSAKAGYNVKQANIRNCRM